The following proteins come from a genomic window of Chlamydiales bacterium:
- a CDS encoding exodeoxyribonuclease V subunit gamma — protein sequence MGIHLDYTPSHLFFSNSVEQLFKKFKENLFLDDSNPFSKRILIIPNLTMERWIRIRLAEELKIAAGFETYFLENGLHHLFNIDSFPSKFELLLSIESELDLIQAKWKPLKKYLSDKEKRKFALSLRLTYLFMRYGVYGQALPSSWESHPKNWQEELWSRVFKIWTYPLRRISHIQPKHLEVSVHLFGFSHIPPLYFHFFQQLPCVYFYQLSPCKEFWSDLSKEHPFLTHFGHLGRKTISLIEESDLIIEEIYDMPMGNTQLHQLQRELLNLEIYEKIQDQSIELHISSTEYDEVYNLYQNLVRLLKEKKIEPKDILVMAPDISQYEPYILTIFKDLPYQIADMPIEKKDLELEAFFLLIELEQRRFNVPALLDLFHHPLFQKKIGWNEEDILKIREWIEVTGIRWGLDKKNRDDLLKKSQCDEGIEDECATWKSGIDCLLEELAISYSPKRINFSEAELLGEWKELIDRLTSDASIFSEQLTLRDWADKLRIFHERYFSESATVVYYLEILASSARHLPSRKYSFEIFQQLIREVIGEKTMTVNSHCIQGIHFSSMVPMRIVPAKIICLIGMNEEAFPRKESLFSLDMLKDTGDYFPSRLDFDRYLLLEILLSVREKLIISYLENHLDHQISSLPSSVITQLLPYISKTIKHPLYMPLKNERPLPMLFTYRQINVEIPSCQIEIADLIRPFRSPLRHYLYHQEIYFREEEMIKKEEVFSLSPLRKANLRKLGEEALKKAKREKDFPIGPFAYVAEKQLKEEIQKFPKDLENLSVNLTIENVQIVGILEGVTKDGLAIYEQKKIKGVVKHWPLFLLLATIRPEISNFFFLKDGKKVRRFFDNPEPYLKSILRYYFFSQKVLTPLFPDWIEPILKEDSVKLKQMKHYDPTLKWAMRGQKLLPPKDLILSWKEEAEALFKEMADAWF from the coding sequence ATGGGCATACATCTTGACTATACTCCTAGTCACCTTTTTTTTAGTAATTCTGTTGAACAACTTTTCAAAAAATTCAAGGAAAATCTTTTTCTTGATGATTCAAATCCTTTTTCAAAAAGAATCTTGATTATCCCTAATCTGACCATGGAAAGGTGGATTCGGATACGTTTAGCAGAGGAGCTTAAAATTGCAGCAGGATTTGAGACATATTTTCTAGAAAATGGTCTACATCATCTTTTTAATATCGACTCATTTCCTAGTAAATTTGAATTACTTCTTTCAATTGAATCAGAATTGGATCTGATTCAGGCAAAGTGGAAACCACTTAAAAAATACTTATCGGATAAAGAAAAACGAAAATTTGCACTCTCCTTAAGGTTGACTTATCTATTTATGCGTTATGGGGTTTATGGACAGGCTCTGCCATCAAGTTGGGAAAGCCATCCTAAAAATTGGCAAGAAGAATTATGGAGTCGGGTCTTTAAAATTTGGACCTATCCTTTAAGAAGAATTTCTCATATTCAACCGAAGCATCTCGAAGTCAGTGTTCATCTTTTTGGATTTAGTCACATTCCTCCTCTATACTTTCATTTTTTTCAACAACTACCTTGTGTCTATTTTTATCAACTCTCGCCTTGTAAGGAATTTTGGAGTGATCTCTCAAAAGAACACCCTTTTTTAACACACTTCGGTCATCTTGGGAGAAAGACAATCTCTTTGATCGAAGAGAGTGATCTCATCATCGAAGAGATCTATGACATGCCGATGGGGAATACTCAACTTCATCAACTTCAGCGTGAACTCTTGAATCTTGAAATTTACGAAAAAATTCAAGATCAATCAATTGAATTACATATTTCTTCTACAGAATATGATGAGGTGTATAACCTTTACCAAAATTTGGTTAGGTTATTAAAAGAAAAAAAAATAGAACCTAAAGATATTCTTGTGATGGCTCCTGATATTTCTCAATATGAACCATATATTTTGACTATTTTTAAAGATCTACCTTATCAGATTGCTGATATGCCTATTGAGAAAAAAGATCTTGAATTAGAGGCATTTTTTCTGCTTATTGAGCTTGAACAGCGAAGATTTAATGTCCCAGCTCTTTTAGATTTATTTCATCATCCTCTCTTTCAGAAGAAAATCGGTTGGAATGAAGAAGATATATTAAAGATTCGTGAATGGATTGAAGTGACGGGGATTCGTTGGGGCTTAGATAAGAAGAATAGAGATGATTTATTAAAAAAAAGCCAATGTGATGAGGGAATTGAAGATGAATGTGCAACATGGAAATCAGGAATAGATTGCCTTCTTGAAGAGCTAGCAATCAGTTATTCTCCAAAACGGATTAACTTTTCTGAAGCAGAACTTCTTGGAGAGTGGAAAGAATTGATTGATCGTCTTACTTCAGATGCGAGTATTTTTTCTGAGCAACTAACATTAAGAGATTGGGCAGATAAACTTAGGATTTTTCATGAAAGGTATTTTTCTGAATCAGCAACAGTGGTCTATTATCTCGAAATTTTAGCATCTTCTGCTCGACATCTTCCTAGCCGGAAGTATTCTTTTGAAATTTTTCAGCAGTTAATTCGTGAGGTGATTGGTGAAAAAACCATGACTGTAAATTCTCATTGTATTCAAGGCATTCATTTCTCTTCGATGGTGCCTATGCGTATCGTGCCAGCAAAAATTATCTGCTTAATTGGAATGAATGAGGAAGCCTTTCCTCGGAAAGAAAGCCTTTTTTCTTTAGATATGTTAAAAGATACAGGAGATTATTTTCCTTCTCGGCTCGATTTTGATCGCTACCTTTTGTTGGAAATTCTATTGTCTGTTCGTGAAAAATTGATCATTAGCTATTTAGAAAATCATCTTGATCACCAGATATCTTCCTTGCCTTCTTCTGTAATCACACAACTTCTTCCATATATTTCTAAAACAATTAAACATCCTCTCTATATGCCCCTGAAAAATGAAAGACCACTTCCTATGTTATTTACTTATCGCCAAATCAATGTTGAAATTCCTTCTTGTCAAATTGAGATTGCTGATTTAATTCGTCCTTTTCGCTCACCTTTACGCCATTATCTGTACCATCAAGAGATCTATTTCAGAGAAGAAGAGATGATCAAAAAAGAAGAGGTTTTTTCTCTTTCTCCCTTGCGTAAAGCAAATTTACGCAAATTAGGAGAAGAGGCTTTAAAAAAAGCTAAGAGAGAAAAGGATTTTCCCATTGGCCCTTTTGCTTATGTGGCTGAGAAACAATTAAAAGAAGAAATTCAAAAGTTTCCCAAAGATCTTGAAAACCTTTCAGTCAATTTAACCATAGAGAATGTCCAGATTGTCGGTATATTAGAAGGGGTCACAAAAGATGGATTAGCGATCTATGAGCAAAAAAAAATCAAAGGAGTTGTAAAACATTGGCCTTTGTTTCTCCTATTGGCTACTATTCGTCCAGAAATCTCAAATTTTTTCTTTCTAAAAGATGGTAAAAAAGTCAGGCGTTTTTTTGATAATCCTGAACCCTATCTTAAATCCATTCTGAGATATTATTTTTTCTCTCAAAAAGTTTTAACTCCCCTATTCCCTGATTGGATTGAACCCATTTTAAAAGAAGATTCTGTTAAGTTAAAACAGATGAAGCATTATGATCCTACTTTAAAATGGGCTATGCGTGGACAGAAATTACTTCCTCCAAAAGATTTGATTTTATCTTGGAAAGAAGAGGCAGAAGCCCTTTTCAAAGAGATGGCAGATGCCTGGTTTTAA
- a CDS encoding MFS transporter: protein MPIPNSFSSFSALNFTQFFAALNDNLYKLLLIFFVISIQGKEHSNTILALTGTIFVIPFIIFAPIAGFLADRFSKQTIIYLTRLAEILSTVLGLVCFLIKSIFGGYLVLFLMATHSAIFSPCKYGIIPEIVEKKNISHSNGILTATTYLAIIFGTFFASFISEVSNRNFVFALSCCIAISIIGTFLSFGIQKTHPQAPQKPLSLHFFPVILNTLKRSKKIRYLFYSLIFGSYFLFIGAYTQLNIIPFTLQSLNLSEIQGGYFFLMTAIGMGIGAFLAGYLSAKEVELGFVPLATIGIALCFIGLFLFASFFFMVTLFMILIGLFGGFYIVPIDTFIQIASPNENRGQNIATSNFLNFIGVIIAAGMMAFFGNFLNLSAKSGFLIIGIVTFIIGLYLLVLFADQVLRLFAELITKFFPIRVIGKEKIHPFQPILLIASKMDWIDIVFLIGTLPRLIRCIVPMEKKMRHRSFFYPFLRFCLLDLKHFSPIGPTIIEILNQELDANHPVCLINPHHIGMKDLKAWKNNLSGFLENIKVPLMPIYISRAKLKTSTYLSFLKNLMKNPITISYGSKIRK, encoded by the coding sequence ATGCCCATACCTAATTCTTTTTCTTCCTTTAGTGCACTCAATTTCACTCAATTTTTTGCTGCTCTTAATGATAACCTTTACAAACTTCTCCTGATTTTCTTTGTAATTTCGATTCAAGGAAAAGAGCATAGCAATACCATCCTTGCTTTAACTGGTACCATCTTTGTGATTCCATTTATTATTTTTGCTCCCATTGCAGGTTTTCTTGCAGATCGTTTTAGTAAACAAACGATTATTTATCTTACTCGACTAGCTGAAATTCTCTCAACAGTCTTGGGATTAGTTTGTTTTCTTATAAAATCGATCTTTGGCGGGTATCTTGTCTTATTCTTAATGGCAACACATAGTGCAATTTTCTCACCATGTAAGTATGGTATTATTCCTGAAATCGTAGAGAAAAAAAATATCTCCCATAGCAATGGGATTTTAACAGCTACCACCTATTTAGCCATCATCTTTGGCACTTTCTTTGCTTCATTTATTTCCGAAGTCTCAAATCGAAATTTTGTCTTTGCTCTCTCTTGTTGTATCGCTATTTCTATTATTGGAACTTTTCTAAGTTTTGGTATTCAAAAAACCCACCCTCAGGCTCCTCAAAAACCTCTCTCTTTGCATTTTTTTCCAGTGATCCTGAATACCTTAAAAAGATCCAAAAAAATACGCTATCTTTTTTATTCTTTAATTTTCGGGAGTTATTTTCTCTTTATAGGCGCTTATACTCAACTCAATATTATTCCTTTTACCCTACAATCTCTCAATCTTTCAGAAATCCAAGGAGGATATTTTTTCTTAATGACGGCGATAGGAATGGGAATTGGAGCTTTTTTAGCAGGATATCTTTCAGCTAAAGAAGTTGAGCTTGGCTTTGTTCCTTTAGCAACCATCGGAATAGCTCTCTGTTTTATTGGTTTATTCTTATTTGCATCATTTTTCTTTATGGTGACTCTATTTATGATTTTGATTGGCTTGTTTGGCGGATTTTATATTGTTCCTATCGATACTTTTATTCAAATAGCCAGTCCTAATGAGAATCGGGGACAAAATATTGCCACATCAAATTTTCTGAATTTTATTGGAGTCATTATTGCTGCAGGAATGATGGCCTTTTTCGGCAATTTCTTAAATTTGAGTGCAAAAAGTGGTTTTTTGATTATTGGAATCGTGACATTTATCATTGGACTCTATCTTCTGGTTCTCTTTGCTGATCAAGTTTTACGTCTTTTTGCTGAATTAATCACAAAATTTTTTCCTATTCGAGTGATTGGTAAAGAAAAGATCCACCCTTTTCAACCTATTCTTTTGATAGCTTCTAAAATGGATTGGATTGATATTGTTTTTCTCATAGGAACTCTGCCTCGTTTAATTCGTTGTATAGTTCCTATGGAAAAAAAAATGAGGCATAGATCTTTTTTCTATCCTTTCTTGCGATTTTGTCTTCTTGATTTGAAACATTTTTCTCCTATTGGACCAACAATAATTGAAATATTAAATCAAGAATTAGATGCAAACCATCCAGTGTGTTTGATAAATCCTCATCACATTGGGATGAAAGATTTAAAAGCATGGAAAAACAATCTCTCAGGTTTTCTCGAAAATATCAAAGTTCCTCTGATGCCTATCTATATTTCTCGAGCAAAGCTCAAAACATCAACTTATCTCAGTTTTTTAAAAAACTTAATGAAAAATCCTATCACAATCTCTTATGGAAGTAAAATCAGGAAATGA